The following DNA comes from Halorhabdus tiamatea SARL4B.
TGTTGATCGTCGTACCGACCGAACTGTTCACACGTGCGATCGAAGGACCTTCCAGCCATCGGCAAGACATTAAAGGAGTCGGCCTCGCGGATCGTCGCGAGCGCGTTCACGGCCGGGCCGTGACCGACTTTTCGGAGCAGCAACGTCGCAAGCTCGGAGAGTACATACCGGCTCGTGAACAACGGATCGTACGCGAGTTCACCGGTTTGGACCCCGCGAAAGACGGTCCGTGCACGGTCGTGTTCGGTCGCACGCTCGTTGAAACGAGCAAAGAACGCGGCTGTGTCGATAAACAGCGGTCGCGGTGATGCAGACATGCTGGACTGCTATCCGTACAGGACATCGTCGATGTCAGTGGCGCTCATCTCTTCGCCGGCATAGGTCTCTGCTT
Coding sequences within:
- a CDS encoding type II toxin-antitoxin system VapC family toxin; this encodes MSASPRPLFIDTAAFFARFNERATEHDRARTVFRGVQTGELAYDPLFTSRYVLSELATLLLRKVGHGPAVNALATIREADSFNVLPMAGRSFDRTCEQFGRYDDQQISFVDHTSAVLASDRDVEHVFTFDRDDFRTLGFTVVPDDTGDA